From one Geoalkalibacter halelectricus genomic stretch:
- the ubiE gene encoding bifunctional demethylmenaquinone methyltransferase/2-methoxy-6-polyprenyl-1,4-benzoquinol methylase UbiE, whose translation MSQLSDKGRRIREMFDGIAPRYDLLNRLLSLGIDRRWRTFAVARLQIPANGRVLDIATGTGDVALEVARQTPPSVRIVGEDFTQGMLVRGRDKIAASAYADRIDLVNAPCEAIPHPSDCFDGVTIAFGIRNVVDRPAGLREMCRVLKPGGRAVILEFSNPRSRVFREVYYFYFRRLLPFIGGLLSRRSAYQYLPDSVLEFPSQEQFCALMAEAGFVNIRHHDRTGGIVTVYVGEKPR comes from the coding sequence TTGCTCAATCGCCTGCTCAGCCTGGGGATCGACCGCCGCTGGCGTACCTTCGCCGTGGCGCGGCTGCAGATTCCCGCCAACGGCCGGGTGCTCGACATCGCTACGGGCACTGGGGATGTCGCCTTGGAAGTCGCGCGACAGACCCCCCCCTCGGTGCGCATCGTCGGTGAGGATTTCACCCAGGGCATGTTGGTGCGTGGTCGCGACAAGATCGCTGCATCGGCCTATGCCGATCGCATCGATCTGGTCAATGCCCCCTGTGAAGCCATTCCCCATCCCAGTGACTGTTTTGATGGAGTCACCATCGCTTTTGGGATCCGCAACGTGGTGGATCGCCCGGCCGGCCTGCGCGAGATGTGCCGGGTGCTCAAACCCGGTGGGCGCGCCGTGATTCTTGAATTTTCCAATCCCCGCAGTCGCGTGTTTCGCGAAGTCTACTACTTTTATTTCCGCCGCCTGCTGCCCTTTATCGGTGGACTGCTCTCGCGCCGCAGCGCCTATCAGTACCTGCCAGATTCCGTTCTCGAATTTCCCAGTCAGGAGCAGTTTTGCGCCCTGATGGCCGAGGCCGGCTTCGTCAATATCCGCCACCACGACCGCACCGGCGGCATCGTTACCGTTTACGTGGGGGAAAAGCCGCGCTGA
- a CDS encoding YhdP family protein gives MIRRHPIIALVCLLLLTAGLALALFVYTFDLNRYRERLEQELSRALDHPVSISDARLTLHRGVALDFREVRIGATGTDLHATAEHLYLHLEFRPLLQRRISISTAELTRPNIDLSFVPSGEDQQEAILWPAGFELNNLRVRDGRLTWRDGAEAGPKTVQNLNAEIKHLAAASNLSFALSAEIVQEVHPAKLNLSGHLTPAQDLRDWPHWQVEAQARITDLAGQELPLHLRELDAQTDLSGFADLDLLLRGQAAAGLHLEARLAGSDLEIFRAGRILPLSALEAQAAWQVKEGDWWLIVHQAKLNHWALEGPVGIAGGHQPLRLRGHLSASSMDVREFLPWLYAFRPDLAPSIEKFKPVGGSLHLRYLSFAHEPAPEGSDQGQARGSVQELDLKISDMRLDPPQGPIREANLHLTLAQERLEVVAGRLTWQEVPLTISGFVSSPFQPDEQLSLKMDSRFTADKLTGLIPTLPADFSAAGPLHVQVALSGRRDQPDLAVDADLSETRLNIGEHLEKKTGRPARLNAACRWQAPNLVIDQALIQLGPITLDLKGRMETDPARSFALTARLHETDLAALRELAPSLERAQLGGKLAGTLELAASAGEITRRTGEFDLQGGSASLAGIVGDLNQARGRILLSGTEVRIPEMQARLGESNLQLHARIADLNDPQIEIHLEGRDLRPQDLIFPGEEGRLESVAGRMLIDRRQVVFDALSARTQGGTRALVTGAVSSFSPPKVELNIAAEYGNVDEILAFFRHPPEESEAQAEQPETEGRMRVRIEVRADRGRFHNLDFVDGQAVIHYHNRVLDIYPLRASLDPGYYVGRVVWAGRRAQSPPLLVVSGSVLEADAEALYRSQTQLRGLVSGKLRGAFYMEGEGDNFWPSARGGLNFEVREGTLYRFPVLSKIFSLLNVSQIFTFRLPDMSREGMPFNKLSADVLLRDGRLSTESLFIDSHAMNLSLVGEVDLGADTIDAVLGVKPLRTVDKIVTRIPIAGWLLAGEEQALVTAHFKIQGPRSEPNVVAVPITSLSEKVFGIFRRVLGLPGKMISDFERALTLEEDAGAQEP, from the coding sequence ATGATCCGTCGCCATCCCATTATCGCCCTGGTCTGCCTGCTGTTGCTGACGGCCGGTCTCGCTCTGGCGCTCTTCGTATACACCTTCGACCTCAACAGATATCGCGAACGGCTGGAGCAGGAACTCAGCCGCGCCCTGGACCACCCGGTCAGCATTAGTGACGCGCGCCTGACCCTGCACCGGGGGGTGGCCCTTGATTTTCGCGAGGTGCGCATCGGCGCGACGGGGACGGATCTCCACGCGACCGCCGAACATCTCTATCTGCACCTGGAATTTCGTCCCCTGCTGCAACGCAGGATCTCCATCAGCACCGCGGAACTGACCCGCCCGAACATCGACTTAAGCTTCGTGCCCTCAGGCGAAGACCAGCAGGAAGCCATCCTCTGGCCCGCGGGATTCGAGCTCAACAACCTTCGGGTACGCGACGGACGACTCACCTGGCGCGACGGGGCAGAGGCTGGACCCAAAACGGTGCAAAATCTCAACGCGGAGATCAAACATCTGGCCGCGGCGAGCAACCTGTCCTTTGCCCTCAGCGCCGAAATCGTACAAGAGGTCCATCCCGCAAAACTGAACCTGAGCGGTCACCTGACTCCCGCCCAGGATCTGCGCGACTGGCCGCATTGGCAGGTGGAGGCCCAGGCACGCATCACCGATCTGGCAGGGCAAGAGCTGCCTTTGCACCTCCGCGAACTGGATGCGCAGACTGATCTGTCCGGTTTCGCAGACCTCGATCTGCTCCTCAGGGGCCAAGCCGCGGCGGGATTGCACCTCGAAGCGCGCCTGGCCGGCTCTGACCTGGAAATATTCCGAGCGGGACGAATTTTGCCCCTAAGCGCCCTGGAAGCCCAGGCCGCCTGGCAGGTCAAAGAGGGCGACTGGTGGCTGATTGTGCATCAGGCCAAACTCAATCACTGGGCCCTTGAGGGCCCGGTGGGCATCGCCGGCGGACACCAGCCCCTGAGGCTGCGCGGCCACCTCTCGGCTTCGTCCATGGACGTCAGGGAATTTCTCCCCTGGTTGTACGCCTTTCGCCCCGATCTCGCCCCGTCCATTGAAAAATTTAAGCCTGTCGGGGGCAGCCTGCATCTGCGCTACCTGAGCTTCGCCCACGAACCGGCACCCGAGGGATCGGACCAGGGACAAGCCAGGGGCTCCGTCCAGGAACTGGATCTCAAGATCTCCGATATGCGCCTGGATCCGCCCCAAGGGCCCATCCGCGAGGCAAATCTGCACCTGACACTGGCTCAGGAGCGCCTCGAAGTGGTGGCAGGCCGCCTGACCTGGCAGGAGGTCCCCCTCACCATCAGCGGATTTGTGAGCTCGCCCTTCCAGCCCGATGAGCAATTGTCCCTGAAAATGGATAGTCGCTTCACGGCCGACAAATTGACCGGTCTGATTCCCACCCTGCCCGCCGATTTTAGTGCCGCAGGTCCGCTCCATGTGCAGGTCGCCCTCAGCGGCCGCCGCGATCAGCCGGACCTGGCCGTGGATGCCGACCTGAGCGAGACCCGCCTGAACATCGGCGAGCACCTGGAGAAAAAAACGGGCCGGCCCGCACGCCTGAATGCCGCGTGCCGCTGGCAGGCGCCAAATTTAGTCATCGATCAAGCCCTGATCCAGCTTGGTCCCATCACTCTGGACCTCAAGGGCCGCATGGAAACCGACCCCGCCCGCTCCTTTGCCCTGACCGCGAGGCTGCACGAAACCGACCTTGCCGCCCTGCGGGAACTGGCACCCTCCCTGGAGCGCGCCCAACTGGGAGGCAAACTCGCCGGAACCCTTGAGCTGGCGGCAAGCGCGGGGGAAATCACTCGCCGCACGGGGGAGTTCGACCTGCAAGGGGGCAGCGCGAGCCTTGCCGGCATCGTCGGGGACCTCAACCAGGCCCGGGGCCGCATTCTGCTCTCGGGAACCGAGGTGCGCATTCCAGAGATGCAGGCGCGTCTGGGCGAATCCAACCTGCAACTGCACGCCCGGATCGCGGATCTCAACGACCCGCAGATTGAAATCCATCTCGAAGGACGCGACCTGCGCCCCCAGGATCTGATCTTCCCCGGCGAGGAGGGGCGGCTGGAGAGCGTCGCCGGGCGCATGCTCATCGATCGCCGGCAGGTCGTCTTCGACGCCCTATCCGCCCGCACCCAGGGCGGCACCCGCGCCCTGGTGACAGGCGCCGTCAGCAGTTTCAGCCCCCCGAAGGTCGAACTCAACATCGCCGCCGAATACGGCAACGTTGATGAAATCCTGGCATTTTTCCGTCATCCCCCGGAAGAAAGTGAAGCCCAGGCCGAGCAACCGGAAACTGAAGGCCGGATGCGGGTGCGCATCGAGGTCAGGGCGGATCGCGGTCGCTTCCACAACCTTGACTTCGTCGACGGCCAGGCGGTGATTCACTATCACAACCGGGTGCTCGACATCTACCCGCTGCGCGCCTCTCTTGACCCCGGCTACTATGTCGGCCGGGTCGTCTGGGCGGGGCGGCGGGCGCAGAGCCCACCGTTGCTGGTGGTATCGGGATCGGTGCTGGAGGCTGACGCCGAGGCGCTCTACCGTTCCCAGACCCAATTACGCGGCCTGGTCAGCGGCAAACTGCGCGGCGCCTTCTACATGGAGGGCGAGGGGGACAATTTTTGGCCGAGCGCGCGCGGCGGCCTGAATTTCGAGGTCCGCGAGGGCACCCTGTACCGGTTTCCGGTGCTGTCAAAAATTTTTTCGCTGCTCAACGTCTCGCAGATTTTCACTTTTCGGCTGCCCGACATGTCGCGCGAGGGTATGCCCTTCAACAAGCTGAGTGCCGACGTGCTGCTGCGCGACGGTCGCCTGAGCACGGAAAGCCTGTTCATCGACAGCCATGCCATGAACCTCTCCCTGGTGGGAGAGGTCGATTTGGGCGCGGACACCATCGACGCGGTACTCGGCGTCAAGCCGCTACGCACCGTCGACAAGATCGTCACCCGCATCCCCATCGCCGGCTGGCTGCTGGCCGGCGAGGAGCAGGCCTTGGTGACCGCGCACTTCAAAATTCAGGGGCCGCGCAGCGAACCGAACGTCGTGGCGGTGCCCATCACCTCTCTCTCGGAGAAGGTGTTCGGCATCTTCCGCAGAGTTCTCGGCCTGCCGGGAAAAATGATCTCCGATTTCGAGCGGGCACTGACTTTGGAAGAGGACGCCGGTGCGCAGGAGCCTTGA
- a CDS encoding RluA family pseudouridine synthase — MRAMPTWTPHEHEQGLNALEFLRCRLPAAPLAYLRQLLRRRKVMCGAASVREQDLVRPGHCLHLPESARIGELLEAGAALGVRVLWETPQLLIVDKLAGLAVHRGQGHEDDNLLLRLARLYEYRGENTHPAPVHRLDRGTSGVLLLGKERSATGALGKMFMAGAAQKIYLALVHGAGRGSGLLDSPLAAKGKIKDAATGYRFLSSDGSLSLVELRLETGRTHQIRRHLAAFGHPLVGDRRYGAPGSRGADHFFLHCRELAFVTPWDDVPRRISAPLPEHFHAALSRLRLPPGE; from the coding sequence ATGCGCGCCATGCCCACTTGGACTCCCCACGAACATGAACAGGGCCTCAACGCCCTGGAATTTTTACGCTGCCGCCTGCCCGCCGCGCCTCTTGCCTACCTGCGTCAGTTGTTGCGACGGCGCAAGGTAATGTGCGGGGCAGCATCGGTGCGGGAGCAGGACCTGGTGCGGCCGGGACACTGCCTGCACCTGCCCGAGAGCGCGCGCATTGGGGAACTGCTGGAAGCTGGCGCGGCCCTGGGGGTCAGGGTTCTCTGGGAAACGCCGCAGCTTTTGATCGTCGACAAGCTGGCCGGACTTGCCGTTCACCGTGGCCAGGGGCATGAAGACGACAATCTGCTGCTGCGGCTGGCGCGGCTGTATGAGTACCGGGGCGAGAACACCCACCCGGCGCCCGTTCATCGCCTCGACCGCGGCACCTCCGGCGTATTGCTGCTCGGCAAGGAGCGCTCCGCCACCGGCGCCCTGGGCAAAATGTTCATGGCCGGGGCGGCGCAGAAAATCTACCTGGCGCTGGTTCACGGCGCAGGGCGGGGCAGCGGCCTGCTCGATTCCCCGCTGGCGGCCAAAGGCAAAATCAAGGATGCCGCCACCGGTTACCGCTTTTTAAGCAGCGACGGGAGTCTCTCCTTGGTGGAGTTACGCCTGGAAACCGGGCGCACCCACCAGATCCGGCGTCACTTGGCGGCCTTTGGGCACCCCCTGGTGGGTGACCGGCGCTACGGCGCCCCAGGAAGCCGGGGGGCGGATCACTTCTTCCTACATTGTCGTGAGCTTGCCTTCGTTACCCCCTGGGATGATGTTCCGCGCCGCATCAGTGCCCCCCTGCCCGAACATTTTCATGCCGCCCTGAGCCGCCTGCGGCTGCCGCCGGGGGAGTGA
- a CDS encoding roadblock/LC7 domain-containing protein: protein MPLKTLLAEILQHIPGSLGAVLVDWEGEAVEHVSHMDAFELKLLGAHQGIILESLRRVAQRLDGSDIDEVVVHARRLNILIAPVTGEYFLVLTLDRGALTPRARAVVRNHAQRLRREIC from the coding sequence ATGCCGCTGAAAACCCTCTTGGCCGAAATCCTCCAGCACATCCCCGGATCCCTGGGCGCTGTCCTGGTGGACTGGGAAGGCGAGGCCGTTGAGCACGTCTCGCACATGGATGCGTTTGAACTCAAGCTCCTCGGTGCCCATCAGGGCATCATTCTCGAGAGCCTGCGGCGTGTCGCGCAGCGGCTGGACGGCTCGGATATCGATGAAGTGGTGGTGCATGCCCGCCGCCTGAACATCTTGATTGCCCCGGTTACGGGGGAATATTTTTTAGTCCTGACCCTTGACCGGGGGGCGCTGACGCCTCGCGCCCGCGCGGTGGTGCGCAACCACGCGCAGCGATTGCGGCGGGAAATTTGTTGA
- the ftsY gene encoding signal recognition particle-docking protein FtsY: MEWLEQLLENIALLLADLGVPEAYLELGALGLIYLTAVVAVLLFILLLLGIVRRRARKKAQKLPEEELPEGEHAEEEQPSPGEDEEEALEEIAPPREEPMPPTPPQPVVPPVVPTAEVEAPRLSLFDRMRQGLAKTQASLVGRIDTLLRGSKAIDADLLEELEEILITADLGMKTTQDLVGALQQRLQRNELTDMETLRRALQDELTARLRLEAAPLDLSAAAPFVIMVVGVNGVGKTTTIGKLARQFKAQGKKVVLGAGDTFRAAAAEQLGIWGERSGVEVIRHKEGADPAAVAFDAAKAALARKADVLILDTAGRLHTKANLMEELKKVRRVLGREIPGAPHETLLVLDATTGQNALTQARLFNEAVEVTGIALTKLDGTAKGGIIVAIGNELALPVRYVGIGEGVEDLRPFDPEVFVAALFKKNDAHLDS; encoded by the coding sequence ATGGAGTGGCTGGAACAATTGCTGGAAAATATCGCTCTGCTGCTCGCCGATCTGGGGGTGCCGGAAGCCTATCTTGAGCTCGGAGCCCTGGGTTTGATTTACTTGACGGCAGTTGTTGCCGTCTTGCTGTTCATCCTGCTGTTGCTGGGCATCGTCCGTCGCCGCGCTCGCAAAAAGGCGCAAAAGCTTCCCGAGGAGGAATTGCCCGAGGGGGAACACGCCGAAGAGGAGCAACCATCGCCCGGCGAGGATGAGGAAGAAGCGCTCGAGGAAATAGCTCCGCCGCGCGAAGAGCCCATGCCACCGACGCCGCCGCAGCCGGTTGTGCCTCCAGTGGTGCCGACAGCCGAGGTGGAAGCACCCCGGCTCAGCCTCTTCGACCGCATGCGCCAGGGCCTGGCCAAGACTCAGGCCTCGCTGGTCGGCCGCATCGACACCCTGCTGCGCGGCAGCAAAGCCATCGATGCGGATTTGCTGGAAGAACTCGAGGAGATCCTCATCACCGCCGACTTGGGCATGAAGACCACTCAAGATCTGGTCGGCGCCCTGCAGCAGCGCCTGCAGCGCAACGAATTGACGGATATGGAGACCCTGCGCCGCGCCCTGCAGGACGAGCTGACGGCGCGGCTGCGCCTCGAGGCTGCGCCCCTGGATTTAAGCGCGGCGGCGCCTTTTGTCATCATGGTGGTCGGTGTGAACGGCGTGGGCAAAACCACCACCATCGGCAAGCTGGCCCGCCAGTTCAAGGCGCAGGGAAAAAAGGTGGTCTTGGGTGCCGGTGACACCTTTCGCGCCGCTGCCGCCGAGCAGCTTGGAATTTGGGGTGAGCGCAGCGGGGTCGAGGTGATTCGCCACAAAGAAGGCGCCGATCCGGCCGCCGTGGCTTTCGACGCGGCCAAGGCGGCCCTGGCGCGCAAGGCCGATGTGCTGATCCTAGATACGGCAGGGCGCCTGCACACCAAGGCCAACCTGATGGAAGAACTCAAAAAAGTGCGCCGGGTTTTGGGGCGCGAAATTCCCGGAGCCCCCCACGAAACGCTGCTGGTTCTCGATGCGACCACCGGCCAGAACGCCCTGACCCAGGCGCGCCTGTTCAACGAGGCCGTGGAGGTCACCGGGATTGCCCTGACCAAGCTCGACGGCACCGCCAAGGGCGGCATCATCGTCGCCATCGGCAACGAGTTGGCCTTGCCGGTGCGCTACGTCGGGATCGGCGAAGGCGTGGAAGACCTTCGACCCTTCGATCCGGAGGTGTTTGTCGCGGCCCTGTTCAAAAAGAACGACGCTCATCTTGATTCTTGA
- a CDS encoding cell division protein ZapB: protein MNLNTLLQLEQQIDRLLERNQSLELECRKLREENENHLKERERFCQELDRILAKLGTPEPGNP, encoded by the coding sequence ATGAATCTCAATACGCTGCTACAGCTTGAACAGCAGATCGATCGGCTTCTGGAGCGTAACCAGTCTCTTGAGCTGGAATGCCGGAAGCTGCGTGAGGAAAACGAAAACCATCTGAAGGAGCGCGAACGGTTTTGTCAGGAGCTGGACAGGATTCTGGCCAAGCTGGGGACGCCGGAACCGGGCAATCCCTGA
- a CDS encoding cell division protein ZapA — MSGAGQDSGQAGDAGTGQSLKRTHQVTILGQQYSLRTEASSEQVREVVDFIHRSLAEVSGRQKAVDSLDVAVLTLLNVAGSYLHLKQSTTVGERRLEALLEKINRHNAEGEDGFRRS, encoded by the coding sequence TTGTCAGGAGCTGGACAGGATTCTGGCCAAGCTGGGGACGCCGGAACCGGGCAATCCCTGAAGCGGACTCACCAGGTCACCATCCTCGGTCAGCAATATTCCCTGCGCACCGAGGCAAGTTCCGAACAGGTGCGGGAAGTGGTGGACTTCATCCACCGGTCCCTCGCCGAGGTGTCGGGGCGCCAGAAGGCGGTGGATTCCCTCGATGTGGCTGTCCTGACCTTGCTCAATGTCGCCGGTTCCTACCTTCACCTCAAGCAAAGCACCACGGTTGGTGAGCGCCGCCTGGAGGCCTTGCTGGAAAAGATCAACCGACACAATGCCGAGGGAGAGGATGGCTTTCGTCGATCCTGA
- a CDS encoding 5-formyltetrahydrofolate cyclo-ligase → MAKSSIRDNLLARRRHLAVDTCLSWSRQAQQRLIDTEVFGGAQTLALYSPINNEVFTEDLFAAAQAAKKRVAYPRVQGQSLVFVEVAGRGQLVHGRFGILEPAGDRIVSAADLDLLVLPGVAFDARGHRLGYGKGFYDRSLQQVRGRGIRVGLCFEFQRVDALPAEAHDVPMDLVVTEMGIFPANNPGHGRANL, encoded by the coding sequence ATGGCCAAGTCGTCCATACGTGACAACCTCCTCGCGCGCCGGCGTCATCTGGCGGTCGATACCTGCTTGTCATGGAGCCGTCAGGCTCAACAGCGCCTGATCGACACTGAGGTGTTTGGGGGCGCGCAAACTCTGGCCCTCTACAGCCCTATCAACAACGAAGTTTTCACCGAAGACCTTTTTGCCGCGGCTCAGGCCGCGAAAAAGCGCGTTGCCTATCCGCGCGTTCAGGGCCAATCCCTCGTTTTTGTCGAGGTCGCTGGCCGCGGCCAATTGGTCCATGGCCGCTTCGGGATTCTGGAGCCCGCGGGCGACCGGATCGTGTCTGCCGCCGATCTCGATCTGCTGGTGTTGCCCGGCGTTGCTTTTGATGCCCGTGGGCACCGGCTCGGCTACGGCAAGGGTTTCTATGACCGCTCGTTGCAGCAGGTTCGCGGCCGTGGCATCCGGGTTGGTCTGTGTTTCGAGTTTCAGCGCGTTGACGCTCTTCCCGCCGAGGCCCATGACGTGCCCATGGACCTGGTCGTAACCGAAATGGGAATCTTCCCAGCCAATAACCCCGGCCATGGTCGGGCTAATTTATAG
- the rny gene encoding ribonuclease Y, whose protein sequence is MVAALAAGVFVGYLLRRKFAEGRLADAQKAAGQLIEDAQKDADAIRKEATLEAKDIILQAKTESEQEARDLRRDIQAQEKRLLQKEEHLDRKMSQLDGREEDLGQREKKLEQAQEQVVEREKSIDTLVRQQMETLERLSEMSAEEAKQYLIQSMESEARHDAAKMIKQIEEEAREKADKKAKEILALAIQRYAGDYVAEKTVSVVPLPTDEMKGRIIGREGRNIRAIEAATGIDLIIDDTPEAVIISGFNPVRREVARLSLERLIADGRIHPARIEEVVQKAEQDVETAIREAGEQATFDVGVHGIHPEIIKLIGRLKYRTSYGQNVLQHSLEVAFLCGIMASELGINVKQAKRAGLLHDIGKAVDHEVEGSHAVIGADLARKYGESPKIVHALAAHHEDEKPETVLAILVQAADALSGARPGARRETLETYVKRLGDLERIGNSFDGVSSCFAIQAGREIRVMVSSDSVTDAQSFVLAKDIAKKIEGEMTYPGQIKVNVIRETRAVEFAR, encoded by the coding sequence ATGGTTGCCGCCCTGGCCGCCGGCGTGTTTGTCGGCTACCTGCTGCGGCGTAAGTTTGCCGAGGGGCGTCTCGCCGATGCCCAGAAGGCTGCTGGGCAACTTATCGAGGACGCGCAGAAAGATGCCGACGCCATCCGCAAGGAGGCGACCCTCGAAGCCAAGGACATCATCCTGCAGGCCAAGACCGAATCGGAGCAGGAGGCGCGCGATCTGCGCCGCGATATTCAGGCGCAGGAAAAGCGTTTGCTGCAGAAAGAGGAACATCTCGATCGCAAAATGTCCCAACTCGATGGCCGAGAAGAGGACCTGGGCCAGCGGGAGAAGAAATTGGAGCAGGCGCAGGAGCAGGTGGTCGAGCGCGAAAAGTCCATCGACACCCTCGTGCGCCAGCAAATGGAAACCCTGGAGCGGCTCTCCGAGATGAGCGCTGAAGAGGCCAAACAATATCTGATTCAGAGCATGGAGAGCGAAGCACGCCACGATGCGGCCAAAATGATCAAGCAGATCGAGGAGGAGGCGCGCGAGAAGGCCGACAAGAAGGCCAAGGAAATTCTGGCCCTGGCCATTCAGCGCTATGCCGGTGATTACGTAGCCGAGAAAACCGTCAGCGTGGTGCCCCTGCCCACGGACGAGATGAAGGGGCGCATCATCGGACGTGAGGGCCGCAACATTCGCGCCATTGAAGCCGCAACCGGCATCGATCTGATTATCGACGACACCCCGGAGGCGGTGATCATTTCCGGCTTCAATCCGGTGCGCCGTGAAGTCGCTCGTCTTTCCCTGGAGCGCTTGATCGCCGATGGGCGCATTCATCCGGCGCGCATCGAGGAGGTGGTGCAGAAAGCCGAGCAGGATGTCGAAACCGCCATCCGTGAAGCCGGAGAGCAGGCGACCTTCGATGTCGGGGTGCACGGCATCCATCCGGAGATCATCAAGCTCATCGGGCGCCTGAAGTATCGTACCTCCTACGGTCAGAACGTATTGCAGCATTCCCTGGAAGTCGCATTTCTCTGCGGTATCATGGCCTCGGAACTCGGCATCAACGTCAAACAGGCCAAGCGTGCGGGGTTGCTGCATGATATCGGCAAGGCCGTCGACCATGAAGTCGAGGGCAGCCATGCCGTCATTGGCGCCGACCTGGCCCGCAAGTACGGTGAGTCGCCCAAGATTGTGCATGCCTTGGCCGCCCACCATGAGGATGAAAAGCCCGAAACGGTGCTCGCCATTCTCGTCCAGGCCGCCGATGCACTTTCCGGGGCACGTCCCGGCGCGCGGCGTGAAACCCTGGAGACCTACGTCAAGCGGCTCGGCGATCTGGAGCGCATCGGCAACTCCTTCGACGGCGTGAGCAGCTGTTTCGCCATTCAGGCGGGACGCGAAATCCGGGTCATGGTTTCCAGCGATTCGGTCACCGACGCTCAATCCTTCGTATTGGCCAAGGACATTGCCAAGAAAATCGAGGGTGAAATGACCTACCCCGGCCAGATCAAGGTCAATGTCATCCGCGAGACCCGCGCGGTCGAATTCGCCCGCTAG
- a CDS encoding TIGR00282 family metallophosphoesterase, whose protein sequence is MSSARPARSNSPARARRESVLRILFIGDIVGRPGRQALRQHLDSLVDTHLVDMVVANGENAAGGFGLTHEISRELFDLGVQVITTGNHIWDKKESLDSLLAEERILRPANYPEGVAGRGAKVYSSPGGVRLGVINLEGRVFMANLDCPFRVADRLVEELRRHTPLILVDFHAEATSEKIALGHYLAGRVSAVFGTHTHVQTADERILAGGTAFITDVGMTGSQDSVIGIRKEIAIEKFLKQVPMRFEIAKKDPVLSAVLLDIDEDSGRAHSIERVFLRC, encoded by the coding sequence ATGTCATCCGCGAGACCCGCGCGGTCGAATTCGCCCGCTAGGGCCCGAAGGGAATCAGTCTTGAGGATTTTGTTTATTGGCGATATCGTTGGGCGACCGGGGCGTCAGGCGCTGCGGCAGCACCTGGATTCCCTGGTCGATACCCATCTGGTCGACATGGTGGTGGCCAACGGGGAGAACGCCGCCGGGGGCTTTGGCCTGACCCATGAAATCAGCCGGGAATTGTTCGATCTGGGGGTGCAGGTCATCACCACCGGCAACCACATCTGGGACAAAAAGGAATCCCTGGACAGCCTGTTGGCCGAGGAGCGCATTTTGCGCCCCGCCAACTATCCCGAGGGCGTGGCCGGCCGCGGCGCAAAAGTGTATTCGTCGCCGGGGGGGGTGCGTTTGGGGGTGATCAATCTCGAGGGCCGGGTGTTCATGGCCAACCTGGATTGTCCCTTTCGCGTCGCCGATCGCCTGGTGGAGGAATTAAGGCGCCACACTCCGTTGATCCTGGTTGACTTTCACGCCGAGGCCACCAGCGAAAAAATTGCCCTTGGTCACTACCTTGCCGGGCGCGTTTCGGCGGTTTTCGGCACTCACACCCATGTCCAGACGGCCGACGAGCGGATTCTTGCCGGGGGGACCGCCTTCATCACCGATGTCGGCATGACCGGCAGCCAAGATTCCGTCATCGGTATCCGCAAGGAAATCGCCATTGAGAAGTTTCTCAAACAGGTCCCCATGCGCTTTGAAATCGCCAAAAAAGATCCTGTCTTGAGTGCGGTGCTACTGGATATCGACGAAGACAGTGGTCGGGCGCATTCCATTGAGCGCGTTTTTCTGCGCTGCTGA